TCTGGGTGGTCGACGGCGTGGTGGTCGACAATGGCGGCATCGGTTTCCTCAATCAGAACGATATAGAATCCATCCAGGTGTTGAAAGACGCGGCTTCGCAGGCGATTTACGGTGCGCGCGCCGCGGCCGGGGTGATCCTCATCACCACCAAGAAAGGCCGCGCAGGAAAGCTGCAGATCGGGTATAATGGCTATTACGGCGTGTCGCAGCCGGCCCGCAAGCTCAAGCTCATGGATGCGCGCGCATATGCGACCATGATCAACGAAGCAAACGTAAACGACGGGGATCAGCCGGTGTACAGCGATCCCGCGGCTTTGGGCAAAGGGACCGACTGGCAGTCGACCATCTTCAACAACAGCGCTGTACGCCAGAATCATGAACTGAGCATCAGCGGCGGCAGTGAGAAGTCCACTTTCTACACCTCTTTCGGTTTCCTCAACCAGGAGGGCATCGTGGCCAGCGATATCTCTAATTACAAACGTTTCAACGCGCGGATCAACTCGACGTATAAAATTACACCCTGGCTGACGTTCGGTGAAAACATCGGGTATTCGTACGATAAATCCGTGGGCCTGGGCAATACCAACTCCGAGTTCGGCGGCCCCCTCAGCTCCGCGATCAACCTCGATCCCATCACGCCCGTCGTGGAAACGGATCCCGCCAAAGCCAATGCCAGCCCGTATGACAAACCCACGGTGCGCCGCAACGCGCTGGGGCAGCCTTACGGCATCTCCCAGATCGTGACCCAGGAAATGACCAACCCGCTGGCGTACATTTCCACGCGCCTCGGCAACTACAACTGGAGCCACAACATCGTAGGTAACGTTTACCTGGAAGCTGAACCGGTAAAAGGCCTGAAAGCGCGCTCTTCCGTTGGTTCCAAGCTGGCGTTCTACGGTCATGAGGCGTTTACGCCCAAGTTCCTGCTGAACTCCTCCACGGAACAAACGATCGCGATTTTCAACCGCGGCATCAATAACATTTTCTTCTGGAACATCGAAAACACGCTTTCATACACCCGCGAGCTAAACCTCCACACCGCTACCGTGCTGGTAGGGCAGGGCGCCTACAAGGAAGGCGGCGCACGGAGCACGGAGATTTTCTTCGACGACGTGCCGGCGCTCACTTTCGATGAAGCTTCCTTCAACTACAAAGTAGCCAAGGAAAAGCGCAGGGCCGAAGGCGGGGAGGGGATAGATCACCTTGTGTCGTCGCTCTTCGCGCGGGTGAACTATAACTATGATGAAAAGTACCTGGTGGAAGGTATCATCCGCCGCGACGGCTCCTCCCGCTTCGGCGCCAACAAGAAATACGGCGTTTTCCCTTCCTTCTCGCTCGGATGGGTGCCCAGCCGCGAAAACTTCTGGCCGCAGAACAACGTGGTGGACCTGCTCAAGATCCGCGGCGGATACGGCGTGGTAGGGAGTGATGCCATCGATGATTTTGCGTATCTGCCCACCATCGGCAGCGGCCGCGATTACACCATCGGCGGCACCATCGCCGAAGGCTCCAGCCCCAACGCACCGGCCAACCCCGACCTGAAGTGGGAAGAAACCCATCAAACCAACATCGGTTTCGAAGCCTATCTCTTCAAAAGGCTAAACGTGCAGTTCGACTGGTTCAAAAAGAATACGAAAGATATCCTCATGAGCAGGCGCCTGCCCTGGTACGTGGGTTCTGTAAGCGATCCGGCGGCCAATATCGGGGGCATGGAAAACGCGGGCGTGGAACTGGAGTTGTCGTATAACCAGGAATTCGGGGATTTCAACTTCAACCTGGGCGGCAACGTGAGCTACATGAAGAACAAGGTGACTTACCTTGGCGAAAACCGCCAGTTCCTGTACCTCGGCTCCGCATCGTTCCAGAATATGGGCAATATCACCCGGGCCGAAATCGGCCGTCCGTTTAACGCATTTTACATGTTCGAGCACCTGGGTATTTTCCAGAACCAGGCGGAGATCGATGCATATGTGAATAAGAACGGGGGGAAGATCCAGCCGAATGCGAAACCGGGCGATTTCAAATGGAAAGATATCAACGGCGACGGACAGATCAATGACGACGACCGCGATTACATCGGCAATCCCACGCCTAACTGGACGTATGGCGTGACCCTTAATGCCGCGTACAAAAATTTCGATCTCGTGATCTTTGGTCAGGGTGCGGCAGGCAACCAGATATTCCAGGGGCTGCGCAGGCTCGATATCCTGACTGCCAACTGGCAGAACAAATCCCTGAACCGCTGGCATGGCGAAGGCACATCGAACACCCATCCCCGCATGACTTTCGACGATCCGAACGATAACTATTCGCGCGGCTCGCAGTTCTATCTCGAAGACGGCGATTATTTCCGTTTCAAGATCGTTCAGCTCGGTTATACGCTGCCCACGAACCTGGTAAAGAAAGCCGGTTTCGAAAGGGTGCGCGTGCATGTGATGGGTGAAAACCTGCTCACTTTCACGAAATACACCGGCTACGATCCCGAAATCGGCGGCGGCATCCTGAGTATCGACCGCGGTATTTATCCGCAGGCGCGCACATTTATGTTCGGCCTGAATTTTACCTATTAATCGCAAAAAGAAAGACTGACACATGAAAGCGAAATATTTTTCCATCATATGCGCGCTCACGGCCGGATTAACCCTGGCTTCCTGCGCCGACAGCTGGCTGGATCCCGAAATGCGGGGTACCAACCTGGAATCCAATTTCTATAAAAACGAAGAAGAAGCATTTAAAGGACTGGTTGCCGTGTACGACGTGGTAGGCTGGCAGGGCGGGGGATACGTGACCCGCACCGGTATGGCTGATGCCGCGTCCGACGACCACCACGCCGGTGGTGGTGGCGCCAGCGACGTGAACGACCTGCAGGTGATGACCCGCTGGGAGCTGACGCCAGAAATCGGCCCGCACAACGACCTCTGGCGCAAAGGCTTCTCCGGTGTGTTCCGCGCCAACAAACTGCTCGAAAAGCTGTCCGCCGTGCCCATGAGCGACGCGAAGAAAGCGCGTTTCGTGGCCGAATGCAAATTCCTCAGGGCCTACTTCTATTTCGACCTGGTGCGCATGTTCAAAAATATCCCGCTGCTCGTCAAGCCACTCGATGTGAACGAGATGTTCGACGTAACGCAGGCCACGCCGGCCGAGGTATGGGCGCAGATCGAAAGCGACCTGAAAGAAGCCATCGCGGAAACCCAGCTGCCCGACCGGATCACGGAAGTAAACGAGAAAGCCCGCGCTACCAAAGGCGCCGCGCACGCATTGCTGGGGAAAGTGTACATCTACCAGGAGAAGTGGCCGGAAGCCGCCGCAGAACTGGCATTGGTAAATGCCACGCCCGGCCAGCAAAACCCGACGTATGGCTATGCGCTCCTCGAAAATTTTGGCGATCTCTGGAAATCCGAGCCGGAATTCAAGTTCAACAAAGAATCCATTTTCGAGATTTCGTATACCAATACGTCGCAGGGAACCTGGAACTGCGTGGCCTGTACAGAAGGCAATGTGCTCAACATCATGACGGGGCCGCGCAGCTATACGGCCACGGCCGACGATGCGCCGGATTACGTGTCGGGCTGGAGCTTTTTAACCGTGTCGAAGGAATTGTACGCCGTGATGAAGGACGATCCCCGGTTCCCACATACCATCGCCGATCTCAAGGCGCTCGTGGCGGCGGGTAAAGCGACGTATGCCCCGGGGTACGACGATACCGGTTACTTCCTGGAGAAATTCATGGGCCGCGCCTCCAACCGCGTTCCAAGCGGCATCCCCGAGCTGAACTTCCCGCAGAACCTGTACGACATGCGCCTGGCGGATACTTACCTGCTCGAAGCCGAAGCACTCGTGCGCGCGGGCCAGGGCAGCGGCGCGGGTTCGAGGGCGTACGCCTTGCTCAACGCCGTGCGCGACCGTGTGGGCCTGGGGCCGATCCCCGCCACCATCGACAATATCTTCCTCGAAAGAAGGAAAGAGCTCGCCGGCGAGGGGCACCGCTTCTTCGACCTGATCCGCACCAAACAGGCGGAAACTGTTTTGAAAACGCGCGGATTCGACGAAACGAAACACTATGTGTTCCCGATTCCCTTCAACGACCTGCAAAGCACGAAACTGGAGCAGAACAAAGAATGGGGCGGCACCAAATAATCCATCATCACAAATCCTGACCAAATGAAATTCATCCCATATATAGCGGCGGCTGCATTATGCATGACCGCCTGCACACCCGGTTCCGAAGATGCGGAACTGGGACCGCTGCCACAGGTGTCGTTCACCGTTACGCCCATGCCGAACCGCCCGAACAAGATCATCGTGGAAAATACCACACCGGGCACTTTCAGGTGGTTCTGGTACAACGGCGTAAGCACGGCGCACGTGGGCGACCGCCCGAAAGACACGCTTACCTTCGCAGAAAAAGGTGAATATGTGATCTCGCTGAGGGCTTTCGGAAGAGGCGGTTCTGCAACGGCTTCGCAGAAAGTAGCCGTGGAAGGCATTCCCAATATCCTCAAGGGCGGCGATATGGAAGCCGGCGCCAATGCGCACTGGACGCTGCTGAATACCGGTGGCACGCAAACTTCCATCCAGTTCGTGAACGGCAAACTCGTGTTCTCCAACACAGGGAATTCCAACGGCGCGATTTACCAGGCGCTGACGGTCAAAAAAGGCATAGATTACATCTTCTCCGGTAAAGTGACCGGCAACGGCGCCACCAACTCCTGGTTCGAAATCATCATCGGCACCGCGGCGCCGGTCCAGGGAAGCGATTACAGCGGCAATAAGTTCCTGTCGCTCAATACCTGGAGCAACTGCGGCAAAGCTCCGTTCAACGGAGACATCAACGATATCGGATGCGATGGCTCCGGCACGGGCAAGGGCGGCGTTATCCGGTTTGATGCGGACGGCACCATCTACATCGTGATCAAAGCCGGCAGCAGCGGCGGTACCCTCGGTACCGGCGGCATCCAGCTCGATGACGTGCGTTTCCTCGAAGAAATCATATAACCCGGCGGGGCCGGTCATTCCGGCCCCCTCTTTTTTAAACCTGATATGAAAACGATCCACTTTCTGCCGGTGCTGCTGATCGGCCTGCACATGCTGGCCTGCGGCGGCAAAAACAACGATCCTGCGCCGCCGCCTTACATCCCGCCAACGTTTGAAGACAAGCATTGGCAATTTGAAACCACGCCCGTTTGGGCCGATGAGTTCGATTACGACGGCCTGCCCGATCCCGCCCGGTGGACCTACGACCTGGGTGGCCATGGCTGGGGCAACAACGAGCTGCAATACTACACTGATAAGCTTTCCAATGCGCAGGTGGGCAATGGCCTGTTGTCAATTACCGCCAGGAAGGAAGCGCTCGAAGGGCGCGCTTACACCTCCGCGAGGCTCGTCTCCAAAGGGCGCGGCGATTTCCTGTACGGGCGTTTCGAGATCAAAGCGAAGCTGCCCGGTGGAAAGGGCACCTGGCCCGCCATCTGGATGCTGCCGACAGACTGGGCCTACGGCGGCTGGCCGAAATCCGGTGAAATCGACATCATGGAGCACGTAGGCTATGATCCCAACCGCGTGCACATGAGCGTCCACACCGAAGCTTACAATCACAGCATCAACACCCAGAAAACCGCGCATAAAATCGTGGACAAGGCGATCGGGGAATTCCATGTGTACCGCGTGGACTGGACGCCATACGCCATCCGCGGTTACATCGACGGTAACTTGCTGTTCACCTTCATCAACGAAAACAAAGGCGCGGCCGCATGGCCTTTCGACAAGAAATTCCATTTCCTCCTCAATGTCGCCGTGGGCGGCAACTGGGGCGGGCAACAGGGGATAGACGACAGCGTTTTTCCCGCCACCATGGAAGTCGATTATGTACGCGCTTATAAAATGATTGATAAATGAATGTTTCCATGAAAACCTTCCTGCTGGGGTTGCTTTGCTGCGTCTTCAGCTGCAAAGGCAGCGACGGGCCCGGCCCCGGTCCGGTGGACCCTCCGGGGCCGCAGGGGCCGTCGGACGTGGCGTTTTGGCTCACGAAAGGCGATAGATCCGTGCTTTTCGCCAAACAAAACGTGATCCTCAATTTCAGCAGCCAGCTCAACGCATCGCCGAATATCACGGTTGATGAATCGCAGGCTTACCAGGAGATAGACGGCTTCGGCTATACGCTCACAGGCGGCAGCGCCACACTCATCAACGGATTGCCCGAAGCGAGGAAGACCGCGTTGCTGGAGGATTTGTTCCGGTGGGACAGTACGCATATCGGCGTCAGCTACCTCCGGATCAGCATCGGCGCGTCCGATCTCAGCGCGTCTACTTTCAGTTATAACGACATGCCCGCCGGGCAAACGGATCCCACGCTCGCGAACTTTTCCATCCAGGTAGAGAAAACAGATCTGATCCCGGTACTGCAACGTATTTTGGCCATCAACCCCCATATCAAAATCCTCGGTTCGCCGTGGTCGCCGCCGGAGTGGATGAAAACGAACGGGAATTTCAAAGGCGGAAAACTGAAGCCGGAATATTACGCGGCCTATGCGCAATATTTCGTGAAGTATGTGAAAGCGATGCAGGCAGAAGGGATTCCCATCGACGCGATCACGCCGCAAAACGAACCGCTGCATCCGGGCAACAATCCCAGCCTGGATATGCAGGCGGCGGAGCAGGCAGATTTCATCGGCAATCATCTCGGCCCCGCTTTCCGCGCAGCGGGCATCACTACAAAAATCATCTGTTACGACCACAACGCCGACCGGCCGGATTACCCGCTCACCGTGCTCGGCGACGCCAAAGCCGCGCAATTCACCGACGGCTCAGCGTTTCACTTGTACGGCGGTTCCATTTCCGCGCTCACGCAGGTACACAATGCCTTCCCCGACAAGCACGTGTATTTCACGGAACAGTGGGTGGGCGGCCCCGGCAACTTCGCGGGTGATCTGAAATGGCATGTTTCGAACCTCATCATCGGCGCGCCCCGCAACTGGAGCCGCAATGTGCTGGAGTGGAACCTCGCCGCCACGGCGGATTACAAACCCCACACCCCGGGCGGCTGCACTACCTGCCTCGGTGCGCTGACTATCGGAAGCGATTACACGAAAAATGTGGCATACTACATCATCGCCCATGCTTCCAAATTCGTGCGCCCCGGTTCGGTACGCATCGCTTCGAACCTGCCGGGCTCGCTGGAAAACGTCGCCTTCCGCACACCCGACGGTAAGAAGGTGCTCATCGTGCTGAACAGTGGCGCCAACGCGCAGCCGTTCAACATCCAGTACAAGGGAAAGCAGGCCGCCACGGAACTGGCGCCCGGCGCGGTAGGCACATACGTGTGGTAGCAGCTGAAAAACAGCGTGTTTAGTAGGTTCAATAAATGGTAACGAAAGCCGGGACGCAGTTTGCGCCCGGTTTCTTTTTTAGAGGTTCAGCCAGTACACCAGTTTCAGCACCAGCGCGCGGTTCTTCACGTAAAACGGTTCCGGCAGGTAGTTGTCGGTATACACGATGAAGAGGTCCGAAGCCGGGCGGTAGCGCCATTGCAGGCGGGTGTTGAGGTTCATGTTCTTCATCTGCTCGTTGTACTGCACGAACCCGGTGAAATAGAGCGTGTTGGTCATGGTAACATCAAGCCGCGGGCCTACGAGCCAGAAACCGTTGTTGCCCCAGGGCTTCGGCAGGTTCAGTTGGTTGTAGTTCGCGCTCATGGCGATGCTCACGTACGGCTGGAACCGGTATCCCAGCTCCCCGGTGGCCGTGAAGCGCCGCCCGCCGGCATAATAACCACCGTAGCGGGCGCTGAGGGCGTAGGTGAGGAGGCTCTGCGGCTTGGACACGTAATCGGCCCCCACGGTGTTCCAGCTATGTTTGGAAAAGGCCTGCAGGCTGTCTTTCCCGAGGTTCAGCGGATCGAAGGGTTGCAGCAGCTGGATGTATGTGGTGCTGGCCCAGATGTTGAGCGTATTGCGCGCGCGCCAGACGAGGCCGTAGTTCAGCATGAGTTCATTGTCCGTCCGTTCCATTTTTTCGGTGAAGAAATTGGTGGACGTCAGCTGCGGCCCATGGCTGAGCAATGCGCCGGTTTTCGGGAAAAAGAGGCGGGTGGCGGTGGGCGCGAATTTGATGTAACCCGTCCTGGGAACATATCCGACTTCCGCTTTGTAATTCTTTCCAACATATTCATGCTGCCAGCCAATGCTCCAAACTTTGCTGGTGTATTGCAGGTTGGCGGCATGCGCCCAGTCTTTGCTGCGCAGGCCGGGCGAGAAGGATTTGAGGGCGAGGGCCTTGCCGGTCCAGAAGTTATTGGCCGAAGCCAGGTTATATTCCAGCCCGAAGTTGCGGTTGTAGCGGGAATAGACAGGGTCTCCCGGCTCCGCTTTCCCCGGATCGTAGTTGATGGATTCCTTGTTGATGAGCAGCATCCCGATGTTGGACCGCGAAAACACGCGGCGCTGCAGTGCTGCCACGGTGAAGTTCTGCGCGGGCAGCGATGTAGCCGATTGTTTCCCCGTTTGCATATTCATCACCCCCAGCCGCCAATTGCGGTTGAGCTTGCCGGAAAGGCGCGCGCCGAAATGGATGGGCGTTCCCAGCCCGATGCGCCGCGAAAAGAAGGGCCGGAGCGTGCTGTACCCGAAATTGGTGAACTGATCGCCGTTTTCGAGGAAAAACTGCCGCCGCTCGGGGAAGAACAGCTCGAAGCGGTCGAGGTTGGTCACCTGCTTGTCTACATCCACCTGCGAGAAATCCGGGTTGACGGTCAGGTCGAGGTTGAGGGAAGAAGTGATGCCGATCTTGGCGTCCAACCCGGCGTCGCGGCGCCATTTGGTGGGGTTGTCGGAGATGTAGTCTTTATTGAGGCCGCCCAGCATATAGGGGATGAGCGAGATATTGGGCCCGGCGTTGGGGGGGATGGTATCCCAGTCGAGCACGCCGGTATAGGCGAGCGAGGCGGACGGGAATTGCCTGGGCACCGGGGCCCAGCTGCTTTTTTCGGTGGTTTTCAGGTCGTTTCGCCCGAAATTGATTCCCCAGCGCGTGATCCCCTTCTTGTAACGGATGGTCTTGAAGGGAATGGAGGCTTCAAACACCCATTTGTCCGGGTAATTCTTCACTAAGGACGTCCATTTGTTTTCCCAGCTGAGGTCCACCTTCCCGCCGTCGTACATCAATCCGTCCCACTGCGCTCCCGCGGCGTTGGAGCCGAAGGCGAAGCCGTTGGTCTGATCGTCGAAGGGGTCGAGGAACATCAGGAAGTTATCGTTTTTGAGAAAGGCGAAATCGCGGCGGAGGCTTTCTACCATGTAAGGCCCCGGCGCGCCGTTGTAATTGATGACGAGCAGGTAGATCTGGTCATTGTCGTACGTCATCTTCACGTCGGTGCGGACGTTGGCGTAACTCGTATCCATCGGCAGGATCATGTAGAAGTTGGACACGGAATCCGCGTCGCGCCAGGCGGGCTCGTCGGCCACGCCGTCGATTTTGATGGCGGAAGTTGCCTTGCGCATCTGCAGGCGGTATTGTTCGTTTTTCTTCTGTGCCGCCGCCTGGAGCGTGAATATGCAGCCGAATAAACATGGAATGAGTCGTCGCAAAGTAAAGTCGTGTTTCCGGGTTAGGGGGGCTAAAGTACACAAATGCGGTGGGGTTGTATCTCCATTCATGTAAAAAACAAAAGACCGGCAAAAAGCCGGCCTTTTAATCCTCTACTGAAACACTCACACGATTCACTCGTTCACACTTACTTGCTAATGATTCTTTGATTAAATCGTTTCGTTATATATCGTCTTTAGTTTGTACATTTTTGAAAAATCGTCGTACCTCGCCAGTTCGTCGTTGCTGCGGAATTGCAAGTCGATCAGCTGGTGGAATTTCCCGTTTTCGGGGAATGCCTTTTTGAGGTTGGCGATGGTCAGTTCCATTACTTCGCTGCCGGGTTCGGTGCTGAAGTAGAACTTCGTTTCTTTCACGCGGCCTTTGCCTTTGCTGGTTTCCACTTCACGGCTATACATATTGAACCCGTTGGCGTCCAGGATTTTGTAAGCATTGTTGCCTACAAACCTGTAATCCTGCTGGTTTTTGTCGCGATAGCCGTACAGCTGGCTTTTCTCCAGCAGCATTTGCTGGTCGCCATGCCATACTTTCACTTTACCGTGCTGGAAGGGAACGTTTGCTTTGATTTTATGATGTTCGGCGCCGTAGCTGATCTTTCCTTCCGCATAATCTGCATCGGAAAGATAGAGCCCGGTTTTACCGGACTGCGCAGCAGCGGGGAGGCTGAGCACAACACCTAACATGGCGGCAGATAAAGTCAGGAATATGCGCTTCATGGGCTTTACGTTTTGGTGTAGGGCAAATGTACCGCCGTTCCGATCCGCCGGCCATGACAAATATCATGTTGTAACGCATTTTGGAAATTTTTAACAATTCGGATATGGAAAAGGAGAAAATACTGCATCCGGAAGGTAAAAAAGCACGGATATGATAAAAAGATTTGCCCTGTTATTAATGATATCTCCGGCGCTGCCGGCCGCCGCGCAAACGCCGCAGTTTGCGCCTTCCTCCCTGAAATCCGTTACGGTGTACAGCCGCGGCGCGGAAATGACGCATACCGCCCGGCTGACGGTTTCCAAAGGCGTCAGCAAGGTGGTGGTTACGAAAGTAGCCGGGAATATCGACGAAAGCAGCATCCAGGTGAGCGCGCCCGGCGGGGTAACGGTGATGTCTGCCACTTTCGGCCGCAACTTCCTCCCCGAAATCGCCGAAAAACCGGCGTACCGCAAGCTGCAGGACAGCCTCGAATCCGTGAAGTCCTCGCTCTCCCGGCTGCGCAATACGCGCACCGCGCAGGAAGGCACCCTTGCCCTGCTGGATAAAAACCAGGCATTGGGCGGCAATGGCGCCAACGTGGCGGAGCTGACCAAACTCGCTGAATACTACACCGCCAAACAAATCGAGTTGCGCAATAGCATTTACGGCCTGGTGGAAAAGGAAGCGAAACTGGCAGCGCTCATGGAGCGGATCGAAAGCCAGCTTGCGGAACTGAACGAAAACCCGGAAGCAGCAGGCGGACAGATCGCCCTGCAGGTAATGGCCGGCGCGGACGTGAACGGCCCGATGGAGATCCGCTACGTAGCGCGTGATGCCTCCTGGAGCACGCACTACGACCTGAAGCTCGAAAACATCAGCAAACCCCTGAAACTCGTCTATAAAGCCAATGTACGCCAGCATACGGGCCTCGACTGGAAAAATGTGAAGCTCACGCTCAATACGGGCAATCCTTCCAGCGCCGGCGTGGTGCCGGAACTGGCCACCTGGTTCCTCAACCCGGTGGTGCGCCTTCGCGGTACCGCGGACGCATTGGCAGGCAGAGCCCTGGGGTTACAGGAAGTAGTGGTAACGGGTTACGGCAGTGAAGGCTCGGCTAACATGAACAAGAAAGCGAAAATGGCGCCGCCGCCCCGCCGGTGATGGCCGCCGTTCCCACCGCGATCGTGCAGCACCAGACCAGCGCCAGCTTTGATATCGACATTCCTTACGACATCGCCGGGAACAGCGAAAACCATTCGGTGGTGCTGAAGGAAATGGATATGCCCGCCGGATATACCTACTACGCCGTTCCGAAACTCGACCAGGACGCCTTTCTTATTGCCAATGTGCAAGATTTCGCGGCATACAACCTGCTTCCCGGCGAAGCCAATATCATGATCGGCAACCGCTACGCCGGGAAAACCTGGATCAACCCGCAGGCCACGGAAGACACGCTGAAAGTAAGCCTCGGCCGCGACCGCCAGGTGGTGGTCCGCCGGGAACTGATGGCGCAGATGAGCGGTACCAAAATGATCGGCAGCTCGGTACGTAAAGCTTACACTTACGAAATCCGCGTGCGCAACGGCAAACAGGAGGCGGTAAAACTGCAGCTGAAAGACCAATATCCCGTATCTACCGATAAAAACGTGGAAGTAGAGCTCACCGAAGCCTCAGGCGCCGCATCCAACGCGGAAACCGGCGAGCTCACCTGGGAGCTGGAACTGAAACCGGGAGAAACCAGGACGCTGCGCCTCGGCTACACCGTCAAACATCCGAAAGGAATACAATACCAGGGTTTATAAGAATGCGCTGGAAATGGCGGATGCGCGGGCACATGTCCGCGCATTTTTTTTACTTTTACATCAACATGAGACAGAACGGTAACCCCATTGTTTAAAAAACTAAAACGTAGCTGAACTATTATGAAATTAGACATTAGACCAGAGACAGCCGCCGAAATCCCTGCCATTTATGAATTACATGAGCTGGCATTCGGCCAGGACAACGAAAGCCGGCTTATCAACAAGCTGCGCGATTCGGAACATTTCATTCCCGAACTGTCGGTGGTGGCCTACGCCGGCGAAT
Above is a genomic segment from Chitinophaga pollutisoli containing:
- a CDS encoding DUF4139 domain-containing protein; the encoded protein is MIKRFALLLMISPALPAAAQTPQFAPSSLKSVTVYSRGAEMTHTARLTVSKGVSKVVVTKVAGNIDESSIQVSAPGGVTVMSATFGRNFLPEIAEKPAYRKLQDSLESVKSSLSRLRNTRTAQEGTLALLDKNQALGGNGANVAELTKLAEYYTAKQIELRNSIYGLVEKEAKLAALMERIESQLAELNENPEAAGGQIALQVMAGADVNGPMEIRYVARDASWSTHYDLKLENISKPLKLVYKANVRQHTGLDWKNVKLTLNTGNPSSAGVVPELATWFLNPVVRLRGTADALAGRALGLQEVVVTGYGSEGSANMNKKAKMAPPPRR
- a CDS encoding DUF4139 domain-containing protein; the protein is MAAVPTAIVQHQTSASFDIDIPYDIAGNSENHSVVLKEMDMPAGYTYYAVPKLDQDAFLIANVQDFAAYNLLPGEANIMIGNRYAGKTWINPQATEDTLKVSLGRDRQVVVRRELMAQMSGTKMIGSSVRKAYTYEIRVRNGKQEAVKLQLKDQYPVSTDKNVEVELTEASGAASNAETGELTWELELKPGETRTLRLGYTVKHPKGIQYQGL